The following nucleotide sequence is from Phycisphaera sp..
ATCGTAATCGAAGGGCCTGAGGCCGAGCTCGAACAGGCCCTCGCCGAGGCGGATCGCGATCTGCTGGCCACGTCGGGCAAGGCACCGGTGGTCCGCATGGTCGACTGGATGCTCTTCCACGCGGCGACGCATGGTGCGAGCGATGTCCACGTGCAACCCTTAGAAGATCGAGTCCTTGTCCGAATGCGCATCGATGGAGCCTTGCGCGAAGTCCGGGCCCTGCCCGGCGAACTGAGCGGGCCCGTGGCGAGCCGGTTGAAGGTCATCGGCCGCATGGACGTGGCCGAGCGGCGCGTGCCCCAAGACGGGCGGGCCACGGTGACCATCGGCACGGGCGAATCCGCCCGCACGATCGACCTGCGATTGAGTTCGCTGCCCACGGCCTTCGGCGAGCGCGTGGTGGTTCGTCTGCTCGAACCCGATGGTGCGCTCGACCTGGAGAACTTCTCGGGCCTGGGCATGCCACCGGATGTCGAACGCCGGTGGCTGGCGGCGTGCTCTCACTCAAGCGGCATCGTGCTCTCGACCGGTCCGACGGGCAGCGGCAAGACGACCACGCTGTACGGCACGCTGAGCTGGACCGCCAAGCGTTCGGCCCGCGACCTGAACGTCATGACCATCGAGGATCCGATCGAGTACGACCTCTCGGGCCCGCACGTGGCCATCAGCCAGGCCCAGATCAACACCAAGAAGGGCGTCACCTTTGCCAGCGGGCTGCGACATATTTTGCGGCAAGACCCCGACATCGTCATGGTCGGCGAGATCCGCGATCTCGAAACGGCGCAGGTGGCCATCCAGGCCAGCCTCACCGGGCACTTGGTGCTCTCGACGCTGCATACCTCGGACGCGTCTACGGCGGTGACGAGGCTCGTGGACCTGGGCGTCGAGCCCTACCTCGTCTCGGCCTCGCTCTCGGCGGCGCTCGCGCAGCGCTTAGTGCGCCGCGTGCATCAAGAGTGCGATGGCAAGGGCTGCGAGGCGTGCTTTGGCAGCGGCCTGCTGGGTCGGGTGGGACTATTCGAGTTGCTGGTTGTGAACGAAACCCTGCGCGAGCGCATCGCGGCGGGCATCACCGCCAGTGCTCTCCGAAGCGAGGCCAGGGCCGCCGGCATGCGCACGCTCCAGGACGAGGGGCGTCGATTCATCGAAGCTGGGATCACCACACCGCTCGAAGTGGCGCGCGTGGCATCGGTGGGTGATGAAGATTTTGATACAGTACCTGGGCCAAATAGCGGGCTGGATACTGAGAAAGAAGGGGCAGTGTCGTGACGCTGTGGCGCTACAGGGCGGTGACCACCGGCGGAACGTCACGGCGCGGTGAATTGACCGCCGACTCGGCCGTATCCGCGCGCGCATCCCTGCGGCGTGTGGGCCTGACGGTTCTCGATGTCCGCCCCGTCACGGGCGAGGGTTTTGTTATCCCCGCATCGGTCGCGGGTTCCGTCCACGGAGCACTCCGCGGCAGGCGGCGCGAGACCAAAGCAGAGCTCCTCGACGCACTCGCCACCCTTCTGGCTTCGGGCGTGCCGCTGACCGATGGCTTGCAAACACTCGCCGGCTCGCGTGGGCGGCGAACGGCCCTCAGACGCCTGCTGCTCCAGCTCGAAGACGCCGTGCGCTCGGGTGAACCATTAGCCGATGCGTTCGAGCAGCACGCGGGCTGGTTCGACGCGACCGAGGTCGCCGTGGTCCGGACCGGACAAGCCCGAGGAGAGTTGGCCCACGCGCTGCGGTCGCTCTCGGACCGATACACCCGCGCCGGTGAACTGACCGGTAAGCTGGCTTCCGCATTGGCATATCCGGCGATCGTGTCGGTCGCGGGCGTGGCGGTCGTCGTGTTCCTCGCGCTCGGGCCGCTCCCCAAGCTCGTGAGCATCCTCGACCAGGCGGGCGTTCGCCCCCCGGCGTTGACGAGCGCGATCATCACGCTCGGCGAACTGATCGCTCGTTGGTGGCCCATCGGGATCGCGGTTGGCATCTCGGGTGTTGTGGTTCTTGGCTGGCTCGTTACCACCGTCTCGGCAAGCGAGCGTGGCTGGCCCGGCCCGGTGCGTCGCTTGGTGCCCTCGGCGATCCGAGGCATGGCCCTGGCAAGGTTCTCTGGCGAACTCCAGTCCATGACCCGCCTTGGCGTGCCGCTCACCGATGCCCTGCGCGCCACGGCCCAGACCTTCGGCGGACCGCTGACGGCCAGCCTGAAGCGCGGCCTCGAACGCGCCGCCCAACGTGTCGAAGCGGGCGAGCCGCTCTTTAAGACACTCGACGATCCGTACTGGTTCGAGGACGACATGCGCCGCCTGATCGAAGCGGGAGAGAGCGCCGGTGAACTTCCCGACCTGCTCGAACGCTTAGCCGATCGTGCCGAGCGGAAGGCGCGGCGGTTGACTGATCGGCTGGCCGGGCTCATCGAGCCGGCGGCCATCATCATGCTGGCGGCGATGATCGGCGTGGTCGTGCTCGCGGCGGTGCTGCCGCTGCTCAAGCTGAGAGAGGTGTTGTAATGGGCGGAAGAACTACAGGCATCCGTGAACATGCTCAAGGTCAACCTGCCAGGCACGGCATGACACTCGTCGAAGTCCTGGCGGTCGTTGTCTTGCTCGGTATCCTGGCGGCGACGCTCACTGTCGGCCTGACCTCGGCCTTCGGCCAGGGCAAGCGCGAGCTCGCGCGCACCTCAGTCGCCGGTGCCAAGGCCAAGGTCGAGCTCTTCCACGTCTCAACGGGGCGCTGGCCCGAGAGTTTGCAGGAACTGGTCGACGCCCAGCCCTCGGCCGGGCATTACCTGCCCGTGGACGCGGCCCGCGACCCCTGGGGCACCATGATGCAACTGGTCGTGCCCGGTCCGAGCGGCCATCCGTTCGAGATTATTAGTCTGGGTGCCGACGGCCGCGTCGGTGGCAATGGCGAGGACGCCGACCTCAGCTCGCTCGATCTGCGCGAAGGGCAAGGGTAGAGCGATGGTGATGGCAATAAGCGGATCGGCCGCACGGCCCAAGGGCTTCACGCTCATCGAGATGTTGGCTACGTGCGCTTTGGCGGCGCTCGCGATGGCCCTGGGTGCCACGATGCTCAGCGGTGCCGGCGATCCGCTGCCAAGGGCCGAGCAGACGTTCCTCGAAGCGCACGGCATGGCACGCCTGACCGCCCTGACCAACGGCCCCGCGATGATGGTCCGTCGCGGTACCCGGTTGGACGTGCTCGACGGCCACGGCACCCTTGCCGTCAGCCGTTCCTGGCCCGAGTCGGTTGCGATCAAGGGCATGCCCGATGGGCTCCACATCGACCGGCTGGGCCGCTCGCTCGATCATGAGGTTGAGTTCGTGAGCGATGGGCGCTCGATTGCCATCACGATCCAGGGCGCGACCGGCATCGCGAAGCGCGTGGAAGGCACGCCATGAACCGCCGCGCGATGACACTGCTCGAAGTCGTGATGGCGACGGCCCTCTTGGCCATCGCCGCATCGGGCATCGCCACCGCGATGGCTGGAATCACCAGGTCCAACTCGGACCTCGGGGTTACACAACCCCCTTCGGGAGTCGCCCGCGTGGCCGACCGCGTCCTGAGCAACCCCGCCGTGTTCCGCTTCGATCCAATCAAGATTGCAGCGGATGGGTCGGGCACCATCGCCATCGACGAGACCGGCGAGCCAATCCGACTCGAAATCACCTTCCTCCAGCGCAGCGGTCACGGCGCGTGGCTCGCCTTCTCGTTCGACGGCCAAACGACCGCACGATGGATCCGGCTCCCCGAGGCCCAGCCATGAGGACCACCCGTGGATTCACGCTCCTCGAGATCCTCTTCGCGCTCGCGTTGACAACGCTCGCACTCGGGGGCGGCGTGGCCTTCATGCTCCCGCTCGCATCGAGCGTGCCCAGGATGGCCCAGCAGGCCCAGGATGATCTGATTGCCGGCCGCGTCCTGGAGCAGATTGGCCGGGAACTCCAGGCCGAGCACGAGTCGATGCCACGCCGGCGGGTCTCGATCGAACGCAAGACGCTCACGATCGTCACCCGCGAGCACGGCACTCGGACCGAACGCTTCTACCATCAGGAACCCCGGGGCCTGGTCATCGGGCAGGATGGCGGTTCGATCCGCATCGACGCCATCGAGGATTTCACGGCCTCCCTGGAAGCGGATGGCCGCGTGCTGTCGGTCCGATTCGTGCTCCGCGCACGCGATCCAGGATCGAGCGCGACCCACGTCCACCAGGAGTACGTGCTGCGATGATCGTGACCGCGCCATCCCGGCGGGCGGCAGCCCTGCTCTTCGTCCTGGCATTCGTCGTGGCGGTTGTTCCCCTGGTCACGCTGGCCGCCACGCGCGTGTCGATTGCGGCGCAGCGGCACAACTCGCACCACGACGCTGCCCTGGCCAACGATCTCATGGACGCGTCGATGCTCCCCATCCTTGATTGGTTGCGACGAGAGAGCGCCCAGGTCGTACTGCCACCCGAAGCAGCGCAGCCACGGGTGGCCCTGCTCGACGACACGATACTCATCGACCAGACACTGGTTCGGGTACGCCTGACGGCATGGGATCTGCGGGGCATGCTTCCGATCGATGTGGCACGCACCGGCTCACCCATGAGCCTGACACTCCCCGAGGACGCCCGACAGCGGATCGACGCGCTGCCGGATCATCCGAGCGGCCTCGACGCGATCCCCCGCGTTTCCCGGGAGCGATTGGTCTTCCCGACACCGGGCTCATCCGATCCCGCACTTGGCGCTCTGGTCCACGCCGGCCGTCGCACCAGAAGCCAGCCTGTAGCGCGGCTCAATGTCAACACAACGCCGATCCCGCTGCTGACACAGGCGATGCGGTTGGCCGGGCGGGGCGGACTCGACCAGCTCATCCAGAAGCGGACCAGCGGGGAACGCTCCGGGGTACCCCAGTTGGGCGACTCCGAACCCCAGCGCGGCCAACGCGTCGAGCTGACCTCGACGAGCAGTGCGTGGGGTATAAGGGTCGACATCACCTCGGGCGCCACCCGCCGCTCGTGGTGGACCCAGTGGACGAGGATCAGCGGCGACTGGATGCTCCAACGCCACACACCAATCCTGTGGGAGCCGCATCCGAGGGACATGCAATGAGCCGCCCACTCCGCGAGCGCACCGGCACGGCCATCATCGCGGTGGGTGGCATCGGCATCCTCCTCGCCGGAGGGTGGTGGTCGACGCGGCCGATACCGCCACGAACACCCACGGCGCAGCTGCTGGCCGATGCGCCGCACGCCGATCTCCCGCCGCGCATCCCGCTGGACGCTTCCGTCTTCGACCAGGGGCTGTGGCATGCGCCGAGGGTTACCACCGCGCAACCCGAGCAACCGACAAGGACGACTCCGCCACCTCCTCCGCCACCGCCTGCCCCGGCGAACATCGCGCTCACGCTCATCGCGATGGTCCAGAACGGGGACGAGTGGCACGTGGCTCTGTACGATCCGGGGGAGCAGGAACTCGTGCTCGCGGCCGCCGGGGATCGCGTCGCCGGCGTGCTCGTCCGCGAGGTCACCGACCGATCCGTCCTGCTGGAACTGGCTGGCCGCACCCGGCGGCTTGCGCTCGTGGAAGAAGCGCCATGAGCGATACCGCCACAAGCCCCGCTCCCCCAACAGCACAACCGACCCAATCCCATGTGAGCGTGCCGGCCACGATGCTGTACACCGCCACCCTGCCGCGTCCACCGGGACGACTCACCCACCGAGTGGTGATCTACGCGGCCGAGGGCCTGCTGCCCCGCCCGCTGGACGAACTGGCATTGGCGTGGAAGCCAGCCGGGAACTCGCTCATCGTCCTCGCGATCGATCGCGAGCACGCCCAGGCATGGCTTGCTCAGGGTGCCGCGAGCGCCCAACCGGCCACGCTGCCCCCATCGGTGCTGGAGCATGACCCGAGCGTACAGAACACCCGGTTCGAGTTTCTCCGAGGCCGGCACCTGCCATCCCAGATCGTCGCGCAACGCCGGCTCAGGCGTGTCTTGGTAATGATGGTCGCGGTCGGCCTTGCGGGCCTGGTCGCATGGGGCGCGCACCGGCGGAGCGAGGCGATGGTGGCCGAGGCGAAGGGTTTCGACGCGGCGTCATCGGCGTTGGTCAAGCAGGCCCTGCCCAGCATGACCCCGGGCATGGACCCGCAGCTCGCCCTGACCGGGGAGATCCGCCGTTTGACCGCGATCGCCGACGCCGACCGCATCACCGTCCCCGTCGATGGCCGGTACACCATGACCGCCCTGTTCGAGCAATGGCCCGGGGACATCACCATGCAGGTCGAGTCGATCGAGGTCGCCGGGGGCCGTGTCAACCTGCATGCCAACCTGGCCACCCGGAGGCGGGCGCTGGAACTGGCCGGCGTGCTGACCGAACTCACGGGGTTCCAGGCCGAGTTGCCACGTGTGAGAACAGAAACACGCCGAGGCATCGACGTCACGCGCCTCGAATTGGCGCTGCAACGAAAAGCCCGGGGTGCGCGATGAGAACCGGCAAGCTACGGATCACAACAGGGCTCGTGCTCCTCGCATCCATCGGGATCGCGGTGTGGTTCCTCGTGGGATGGGGGGCGGCCACGACCGTCCGCGACCGGGCCGAAGCGACATTCGTGCGCGTTGGAGAACAAGCGTCCGAGCTCGAAGCCCTGCGGGCCGAACTCCGCCGCAACCGCATCTCGGCCGCCGGACGCCGGGCCAACGCCCTGGCCGAGGTCGCCGACACGATCGCGGCCTCGGGCCTACCGGAAGACGCGCTTCGGTCCCTGGATGAGCAGAATGATGTGGACCTGGCCGAGGCGGGCCTGCGCCGCCAGACGCTCAGGCTCGAGCTGGCCTCGATCACACCGGGAGAGTTGGGCGTGTTCTTCGCTCGCCTGCACGCCGATCGGCCGCACTGGACCGTCACCCGGGTCGAATTGAACAGGCCGAGTCGAGCCGAAGGGAACTCGTACGACACGACGGTGCTGATGGTGCGCACGTACCAACCCCGCCAACGTCGCCCCGAACCAGTGGAGGGCTCGCCATGAGCAACGCATACCGAGTGATCTGGACGGTTCTGTTGCTTGTGGTGCTCGGCACCGGGCTTGTGGGTTGCAAGAACGCGTCACCGAGCCCGTATGTCGAGCAGCCCCCCATCCAACGGAACACCGAACGGGCCCAGCAACTCGCCGCTCGTGCGGTGGAACGAATGGAGGACGATCCCGAGGCCGCCGAGGAACTCTTCCGTGACGCTCTTGCCGCCGATCTCTACCACGGCCCGTCCCACAACAACCTGGGTGTCCTTTTGCTCGAACGCGGCAAACTCTACGAGGCCGCCAACGAGTTCGAGTGGGCCCGGCGGCTCATGCCCGGCCATCCCGACCCCCGCATGAACCTGGCGTTGACCCTTGAGAAGGCCGGCCGGACCGACGACGCCATCACCCAGTATCGACGAGCACTGGAAGTCCATCCCGGGCATCGTCCGACGGTCCAGGCGCTGACCCGACTGGAGGTCCGGGCTGGCCGCACCACCGACGAGACGCTCGATCGGCTCCGTGTGCTGAGCCTGGAGGGCGAGAACACGAAGTGGCGAGCATGGGCTCAGGAGCAACTCGCGCTACACGAGGATCTGCCGTAGTCGCGTTCCGCACGAATGATGCGATCTATGGGTGATGTTGAAGACCAGCCAAGGCGTAACCCAAGGCCGGCCATGGGCGTATTGCGAACTGGATGTCCACGGACTTGCTCATCCATTCTGGCACCATCACCCGCCTCCTGGACGCCTCCAAGCGTGGCGATGTTGCCGCGATGGACGATCTCTTCGATCGGGTCTACGAGGAACTCCAGCAGATCGCGCGACGGCTGACTCTGGACGTACCCGCGAGGGCTGATCTCAACCCGGCCACGCTCGTCAACGCGGCCTGCGAACGGCTTCTGGCAACCGAAAAGCTCAACGCCGAGGACCGGCGGCACTTCTTCTTCATCTTCGGACGCGCGATGCACGACGTGGTCGTCGAGGAAGCCCGCCGCGCAACGGCGAAGAAACGTACGCCCACTCCCGGACAGCTCCTCCCATCGTCCCAGACCGTCCACTTCGACCGCACCACCCTGACGCTCGCCAAGCTCGCGGACCTCCTCCGTGAGTTCCACGAAGTGGACCCAGATGCGGCCCAAGTCGTGCGACTGCGGTACTTTGCGGGCCGATCGATGCGACAGACAGCCTCAGATTTAGGGATCACCCTTGCATCCGTGCGGGCTCACTGGAGCTATGCCAAGGCCTGGCTCGGAGAACGGGTGAACGGTTCGCTTGATTCCTAATCCCCTGATTTTGGGAATCCATCGCGCACAACCATCCAAACCCCGCGGCGGGGTGGCGTGTGTATCTGAAGGCGGAGGAGTTCACAGCGCTAAATGGCACAGCACGACGACGAACGCGGGATATTTCTGGCCGCCCTGGCTCTGCCCAGGGACGATCGCGAGGCCTTCCTCGACGGGGCTTGCCAATCCCCTGAGCTGCGACGACGCATCGACGCCCTGCTCGCCCGGCACGACGAGGGAACCATCGATTTCCTCCAGGAACGCGAGAGCGACTTAGACCACGAGGCCGTCGAACCTGAGCCGCCCTTCGAGCTCGATGAGTTCAAGATCACGAAAGAACTCGGTCGCGGAGGGATGAGCATCGTGTACCTTGCGGAGGACACAGTCCTCAAACGCGAGGTGGCGATCAAGACCCTCGCCCCAAACATGGCCAAGTCGGCGAGGCTGCTCGCTGGCTTCCAACAGGAAGCGGTCCACGTCTCCCGCCTGAAGCACCCCGCGATCGTGCCTGTGTACAGGTTCGGCCGGGATGCGGGCCTGCACTTCATCGTGTCCCAATACGTCGAAGGTCAGACGCTCCGGGAACTCATCGATAGACGCATCCAGAGCCAGAAGGAATCCGATCTCCAGCCCGAAGATGATCGATCGTGGCGGCGACAGGTCGCCGGAACGCTCGCGACCATCGCCGAGGCCCACGGCGTGGGCATCGTCCACCGCGACATCAAGCCCTCCAACATCATGCAGGCCACGGAGGGCTCAGCCAGGCTGCTCGACTTCGGCATCGCCGTTCGCAGCTCGGCCAGCCCGTTGCTGGCTTCGCCGCTCGGTGCCGGCAGCGTGTCCTACATGAGCCCCGAGCACATCCAGGTCGAGGGCACCACGATCGATGGACGCAGCGACGTCTTCTCGCTCGGGGTCGTGCTGTATGAAGCTCTGGCACTGACCCTGCCATTCAAGGGTAAGGACCACGAGGCTGTGATCGATGCGATTCGCGGATCCAATCCGACACCGGTGCGACGGCTCGCTCCGGGAACACCGCACGATCTCGAAGTTATCTGCCAGAAGGCCCTCGAAAAGGATCCCGAAGAGCGCTACCAGAGCGCCGCCCATCTTGGGGCCGACCTGCGGTGCTGGCTGAACGGGGTCCCAATTCTGGCCCGCTCCGAACCGCTGCTCGACAAAGCCAAACGCCATTTTCGTCGGCGTCGAACTGTCGCAACGGCAGTCGTAGCGGTGGTCCTCGCCGCGGGTGGTGCTGCATCGCTCGCATCGCACCTTGCCGACACGCGGCCACAGGTTCGAATCGGCAACCTCCCGGATGGTGCCAGGGTGTACATCAGTGCGATTGATCGCCGATCGGGCGCTGTTGATACCGAGCGGCGTCTGGTCGATGGGAACTTTCGAATCGAACCAGGATTCTACAGGATCATCGTAATTGGGACCGGAGGCGAAACCGCAGAATTCACGCTATTGCTCGAACACAATTCTACGGAGCGGTTGACGGCCAGAGCCTCTCGCCCAGCCGACGTCGAGCAGGACATGGTTCGCTTCGACCCGGTCGCAAACCCATTCCAACCAGGCTCAGCCGAAGCGAGCCTGGTGTCAGCAACCCAACCGCTCGGTCCGTTCCTCATCGATCGCTACGAGGTCTCGAATGCCGAGTACGAAGCGTTCGTCCTGGCGTCCGATACGCCGGTCGCACCACCCCCGCTGTGGGAAGGGCCACGATGCCCTCTGGCCTTGCGAGAGCTGCCTGTTGTTGGTGTTACCTATGCCGAAGCGCAGGCCTACGCGCAATGGAGGGGCAAGCGGCTGCCGA
It contains:
- the tadA gene encoding Flp pilus assembly complex ATPase component TadA, producing the protein MTTITRTVCEQFVELIPRDYAREHLVLGERVLEQPDVQGLVVRHGPDTPACVLHNVQVRLGETASLKPGDAESIAQAIDTAYASADRSEASDDELDDAIVIEGPEAELEQALAEADRDLLATSGKAPVVRMVDWMLFHAATHGASDVHVQPLEDRVLVRMRIDGALREVRALPGELSGPVASRLKVIGRMDVAERRVPQDGRATVTIGTGESARTIDLRLSSLPTAFGERVVVRLLEPDGALDLENFSGLGMPPDVERRWLAACSHSSGIVLSTGPTGSGKTTTLYGTLSWTAKRSARDLNVMTIEDPIEYDLSGPHVAISQAQINTKKGVTFASGLRHILRQDPDIVMVGEIRDLETAQVAIQASLTGHLVLSTLHTSDASTAVTRLVDLGVEPYLVSASLSAALAQRLVRRVHQECDGKGCEACFGSGLLGRVGLFELLVVNETLRERIAAGITASALRSEARAAGMRTLQDEGRRFIEAGITTPLEVARVASVGDEDFDTVPGPNSGLDTEKEGAVS
- a CDS encoding type II secretion system F family protein; the protein is MTLWRYRAVTTGGTSRRGELTADSAVSARASLRRVGLTVLDVRPVTGEGFVIPASVAGSVHGALRGRRRETKAELLDALATLLASGVPLTDGLQTLAGSRGRRTALRRLLLQLEDAVRSGEPLADAFEQHAGWFDATEVAVVRTGQARGELAHALRSLSDRYTRAGELTGKLASALAYPAIVSVAGVAVVVFLALGPLPKLVSILDQAGVRPPALTSAIITLGELIARWWPIGIAVGISGVVVLGWLVTTVSASERGWPGPVRRLVPSAIRGMALARFSGELQSMTRLGVPLTDALRATAQTFGGPLTASLKRGLERAAQRVEAGEPLFKTLDDPYWFEDDMRRLIEAGESAGELPDLLERLADRAERKARRLTDRLAGLIEPAAIIMLAAMIGVVVLAAVLPLLKLREVL
- a CDS encoding type II secretion system protein GspG produces the protein MTLVEVLAVVVLLGILAATLTVGLTSAFGQGKRELARTSVAGAKAKVELFHVSTGRWPESLQELVDAQPSAGHYLPVDAARDPWGTMMQLVVPGPSGHPFEIISLGADGRVGGNGEDADLSSLDLREGQG
- a CDS encoding prepilin-type N-terminal cleavage/methylation domain-containing protein — protein: MVMAISGSAARPKGFTLIEMLATCALAALAMALGATMLSGAGDPLPRAEQTFLEAHGMARLTALTNGPAMMVRRGTRLDVLDGHGTLAVSRSWPESVAIKGMPDGLHIDRLGRSLDHEVEFVSDGRSIAITIQGATGIAKRVEGTP
- a CDS encoding prepilin-type N-terminal cleavage/methylation domain-containing protein, translating into MNRRAMTLLEVVMATALLAIAASGIATAMAGITRSNSDLGVTQPPSGVARVADRVLSNPAVFRFDPIKIAADGSGTIAIDETGEPIRLEITFLQRSGHGAWLAFSFDGQTTARWIRLPEAQP
- a CDS encoding type II secretion system GspH family protein; this encodes MRTTRGFTLLEILFALALTTLALGGGVAFMLPLASSVPRMAQQAQDDLIAGRVLEQIGRELQAEHESMPRRRVSIERKTLTIVTREHGTRTERFYHQEPRGLVIGQDGGSIRIDAIEDFTASLEADGRVLSVRFVLRARDPGSSATHVHQEYVLR
- a CDS encoding tetratricopeptide repeat protein, with the translated sequence MSNAYRVIWTVLLLVVLGTGLVGCKNASPSPYVEQPPIQRNTERAQQLAARAVERMEDDPEAAEELFRDALAADLYHGPSHNNLGVLLLERGKLYEAANEFEWARRLMPGHPDPRMNLALTLEKAGRTDDAITQYRRALEVHPGHRPTVQALTRLEVRAGRTTDETLDRLRVLSLEGENTKWRAWAQEQLALHEDLP
- a CDS encoding ECF-type sigma factor: MSTDLLIHSGTITRLLDASKRGDVAAMDDLFDRVYEELQQIARRLTLDVPARADLNPATLVNAACERLLATEKLNAEDRRHFFFIFGRAMHDVVVEEARRATAKKRTPTPGQLLPSSQTVHFDRTTLTLAKLADLLREFHEVDPDAAQVVRLRYFAGRSMRQTASDLGITLASVRAHWSYAKAWLGERVNGSLDS
- a CDS encoding bifunctional serine/threonine-protein kinase/formylglycine-generating enzyme family protein, with product MAQHDDERGIFLAALALPRDDREAFLDGACQSPELRRRIDALLARHDEGTIDFLQERESDLDHEAVEPEPPFELDEFKITKELGRGGMSIVYLAEDTVLKREVAIKTLAPNMAKSARLLAGFQQEAVHVSRLKHPAIVPVYRFGRDAGLHFIVSQYVEGQTLRELIDRRIQSQKESDLQPEDDRSWRRQVAGTLATIAEAHGVGIVHRDIKPSNIMQATEGSARLLDFGIAVRSSASPLLASPLGAGSVSYMSPEHIQVEGTTIDGRSDVFSLGVVLYEALALTLPFKGKDHEAVIDAIRGSNPTPVRRLAPGTPHDLEVICQKALEKDPEERYQSAAHLGADLRCWLNGVPILARSEPLLDKAKRHFRRRRTVATAVVAVVLAAGGAASLASHLADTRPQVRIGNLPDGARVYISAIDRRSGAVDTERRLVDGNFRIEPGFYRIIVIGTGGETAEFTLLLEHNSTERLTARASRPADVEQDMVRFDPVANPFQPGSAEASLVSATQPLGPFLIDRYEVSNAEYEAFVLASDTPVAPPPLWEGPRCPLALRELPVVGVTYAEAQAYAQWRGKRLPTASEWMYAARGPAGRAYPAGAAAAEPPRLGVRFVDARGSETAGYMLATSPLAKSYYLQFAAPTRGALSEAHRDDLTPEGLHFMYGNVREWTESVAPWGEEPNYTARLTCGYAWEMPIRRSTELTSISIPEQPVSDRIVGLGFRCAKSIVP